The proteins below are encoded in one region of Juglans microcarpa x Juglans regia isolate MS1-56 chromosome 4D, Jm3101_v1.0, whole genome shotgun sequence:
- the LOC121261116 gene encoding ribosomal RNA processing protein 1 homolog — protein MGDGAKAEEGISLIKQLGASNQSTRNKALILLLNTWLPSQRDLSDDLMRKLWKGLFYCVWHADKLPVQSQLVDRLSSLLLRLPLPLSFHYFSVFLLTMRREWSGIDALRLDKFYLFIRRFLHHSFALLKNNSWDSELSSRFMGVLVERTFFSDDKFQGSGVNYHIASVFLEELRPFLPVRSVIVQVLLEPFVSVMGKLPDKVLLGKIRSCMFDELLKMGKKLLEIKKVGGEVDSSDEAVVLGTIALTMGFSSKFYDLGSSVQCCQGNRKVLFGMYEEFSKLEKDAVSSGIEVPIPDTVESDEEVPTLVPIGAEMEMAGLEPAEGGADAVNVSSGDKSLKKCRKKKKDSGGSGKKSKKTKKTEIADTVLEDSPAEREENAAIANGMNPNDEYTGDGGSVTFNESVISNLQIQFEKIAAEAGLDIDVVSACDLPKIKVNGTVSKKRKRAKKQKSQNLELNREGDADGGTSAKSGEKSAKKVRFSMKNNLVWKPHSPMPPQSLRLPPSVTPRGSALKKGLPPGPIREMPPATKKVKKRAVSAKKPRKAIKTISPAVKRVKKLKSRST, from the coding sequence ATGGGCGACGGAGCGAAAGCAGAAGAAGGGATCTCACTGATAAAGCAGCTCGGCGCATCCAACCAGAGCACCAGGAACAAAGCTCTCATCCTCCTTCTCAATACATGGCTTCCATCCCAACGCGATCTATCTGACGATCTTATGAGGAAGCTCTGGAAGGGCCTCTTCTACTGCGTCTGGCATGCCGACAAGCTTCCCGTTCAGTCCCAACTCGTCGACCGCCTCTCCTCTCTCCTCCTccgcctccctctccctctctccttccaCTACTTCTCTGTCTTCCTCCTCACCATGCGACGTGAGTGGTCTGGCATCGACGCCCTCAGGTTAGACAAGTTCTACCTCTTCATTCGTAGGTTCTTGCATCATTCTTTCGctttgttgaaaaataattcGTGGGATTCCGAGCTTTCAAGTCGTTTTATGGGTGTTTTGGTGGAGAGAACTTTCTTCTCTGATGATAAGTTTCAGGGCAGTGGTGTTAATTACCATATTGCATCCGTTTTTCTTGAGGAGCTTAGGCCCTTCCTTCCTGTTCGCTCTGTAATAGTCCAGGTTCTTTTGGAGCCGTTTGTTTCTGTTATGGGGAAGTTGCCTGATAAAGTGTTGCTAGGGAAGATTAGGTCTTGTATGTTTGATGAGTTGTTAAAAATGGGGAAGAAGTTATTGGAGATCAAGAAAGTTGGGGGTGAGGTTGATTCCAGTGACGAAGCTGTGGTGCTTGGGACAATTGCATTGACCATGGGGTTTTCGAGCAAGTTTTATGATTTGGGTTCTTCGGTTCAATGCTGTCAGGGGAATAGGAAGGTACTGTTTGGTATGTATGAGGAGTTTTCCAAGTTGGAGAAGGATGCGGTGTCTTCAGGGATTGAGGTTCCGATTCCTGATACTGTCGAAAGTGATGAAGAAGTGCCAACTTTGGTTCCTATTGGTGCCGAGATGGAAATGGCTGGCTTGGAACCTGCTGAGGGTGGTGCAGATGCTGTAAATGTGTCTTCTGGTGATAAGTCTTTAAAGAAGtgcaggaaaaagaagaaagactCAGGTGGCAGTGGCAAAAAGTCTAAGAAGACAAAGAAGACTGAGATTGCTGATACAGTTTTAGAGGATAGTCCTgcagagagagaggagaatgCAGCTATCGCAAACGGGATGAATCCAAATGATGAATATACTGGTGATGGGGGTTCTGTAACATTCAATGAATCTGTGATTTCGAATCTCCAGATTCAGTTTGAGAAGATTGCTGCTGAAGCTGGCTTGGATATTGATGTTGTAAGTGCCTGTGATTTGCCGAAAATTAAAGTTAATGGTACTGTATctaagaagagaaagagagcaaAGAAACAgaaatcccaaaatcttgaGCTAAACCGTGAGGGGGATGCTGATGGTGGCACCAGTGCGAAGAGTGGGGAAAAGAGTGCAAAGAAGGTAAGGTTTTCCATGAAGAATAATTTGGTGTGGAAGCCCCACAGTCCGATGCCTCCACAAAGTTTGAGATTGCCCCCCTCTGTTACGCCAAGAGGAAGTGCACTTAAGAAAGGGTTACCTCCAGGTCCTATCAGAGAGATGCCTCCTGCAACTAAAAAGGTGAAGAAGAGAGCTGTTTCTGCAAAGAAACCCAGGAAGGCAATAAAAACCATTTCCCCGGCTGTCAAACGTGTGAAGAAGTTGAAATCTCGTTCTACCTAG
- the LOC121261115 gene encoding probable xyloglucan endotransglucosylase/hydrolase protein 23 produces the protein MTSSGSSITTKIVMVFLLSISSLVLAASAGNFYQDFDITWGDGRAKILNNGQLLTLSLDKISGSGFKSKKEYLFGKIDMQLKLVPGNSAGTVTAYYLSSLGSAHDEIDFEFLGNLSGDPYILHTNVFTQGKGNREQQFYLWFDPTKDFHTYSILWNPQSIIFSVDGTPIRELKDLESKGVPFPKNQPMWIYSSLWNADDWATRGGLVKTDWSQVPFTASYRNFNAQACIWSSGSSSCSSNNSSANSWLTESLDATGQERIKWVQKNYMIYNYCTDIKRFPQGLPPEC, from the exons ATGACTAGTTCAGGTAGTTCAATCACGACTAAGATCGTTATGGTTTTTCTTCTATCCATCAGTTCTTTAGTATTGGCAGCATCGGCTGGTAACTTCTACCAAGATTTTGACATCACTTGGGGTGATGGGCGTGCAAAAATACTCAACAACGGCCAGCTTCTAACGCTGTCTCTCGACAAGATCTCTGGCTCTGGTTTTAAGTCGAAGAAGGAATACTTATTTGGCAAGATTGATATGCAGCTAAAGCTGGTGCCCGGCAACTCAGCCGGAACCGTCACCGCATACTAT CTATCATCACTGGGGTCAGCTCATGACGAAATCGACTTTGAATTTCTGGGTAACCTAAGTGGAGACCCCTATATCCTCCATACAAATGTCTTTACGCAGGGGAAGGGCAATAGGGAGCAACAGTTCTATCTTTGGTTTGACCCCACCAAGGACTTCCACACCTACTCCATCCTATGGAATCCTCAAAGCATTAT tttctccGTGGATGGAACTCCCATTAGAGAGTTGAAGGATTTAGAATCAAAAGGCGTCCCTTTCCCAAAGAACCAACCCATGTGGATATACTCCAGCCTCTGGAATGCCGACGATTGGGCGACACGAGGTGGCCTAGTGAAGACCGATTGGAGCCAAGTTCCATTCACTGCTTCTTATAGAAACTTCAATGCCCAAGCTTGCATTTGGTCTTCAGGCTCCTCCTCTTGTTCATCCAATAATTCATCCGCTAACTCTTGGTTAACAGAATCCCTTGATGCAACAGGGCAAGAGAGAATAAAATGGGTGCAGAAGAATTACATGATTTACAACTATTGCACTGATATCAAGCGCTTCCCCCAGGGACTCCCTCCCGAATGTTGA